TGTTCAACCACGACACCGGCCTCTACGAGCGGGCGCAGGGCGTCACCACCGGCGCCGTCACGAGCACCGGCAACTACACGGTCCGCGGGCTCGCCGCCGGCGACTACATCGTGCGGTTCGCCGACCGCAACGGCATGAACCCGCGCTTCGCCACCCGGTACTACCCGGGCGGCGAGTACCAGTGGGACTCGGACCAGGTCACGGTCACGGCGGGCGCCGAGCGCACCGGGATCGACGGCTCGACCGGCCCGTGGGGCTGGTACAGCGGGCGACTGGCCGGCGCCGACCGGTTCGCGACGTCCGCCGCCATCTCGTCCGCGTACTGGGCCGCCGGCACGAGCGGCGACAGCCGGGTCGTGTTCGTCGCGAACGGCACCGCGTTCCCCGACGCGCTGAGCGCGAGCGCGGCCGCCTCCGTGCTGGGCGGCCCCCTGCTGCTCAGCCGGCAGGACTCGCTGCCCGACACCACCTGGAAGGAGCTGCAGCGCTACAAGCCGAGCGTGGTCGCCGTGATCGGCGGCACCGCCTCCATCGGCGACGCGGTCTGGAAGCAGCTCGGCCGGCTCGGCGCGGTGACGAAGAAGGAGGTGTCCCTCGTGCGCCTCGCGGGTGCCGACCGCTACGAGACCTCGCGCAAGGTCGTCGACACCGTCTTCGGCGGCGCGCCGGTCAACAGCGTCTTCATCGCCACCGGCACCAACTTCCCCGATGCGCTCGTGGCGGGCTCCGCCGCGGGCTACCGCTGGGGACCGCTGCTGCTGGTCAACGGGTCGGCCGGCAAGCTGGACGCCCCCACGAAGGCGCTCATCGCCTCCCTCAGCCCGTCCCGCATCTACATCGTGGGTGGGGTGAACTCGGTGTCGAACGGCATCCAGGCCGACCTCGCCACGCTGAACCGGCCCGAGGTCCTGCGGCTCGCCGGTGCCGACCGGTTCGGCACCGCGCAGGCGGTCAATCGCGAGGTGTTCCCGTTCGCCGACGAGGCCTTCGTCGCGAACGCGCTCACCTTCCCGGACGCACTGTCGATCTCAGCGGTCGCCGGCAGCCTCGGCGCCCCGCTGCTGCTCGCGCCTCCGACCTGCATCCCGTACGGGGAGGTCGTCGACGCGACCGCGCTCGGCGTCTCGACGTACTGGGCGGTCGGCGGCACCGCCTCCCTCAGCACGGCGGTCACCGACCTCACCATGTGCGACAAGGGCCAGTACGGGATGTCGTCGGCGCTGTCGGCGGAGGTCGGAGTCCCCGAGACCGGCGCGGTGCAGCCGGCGGACCCGTCGACGCAGATCGACCGGCGCACGGCCGCGGAGACGCGGTTCGGAGCCGGCGACGCCGCCAGACCGAGCGCCGACCGGCTGACCACCGGGGGCTGAACCGCAGCCGTCCGATGACGGAGGACTGCGGAGTGCTCGCCAGAATGGATCGGTGAGCACTCCGCAGAATCCGCCGCACGAGCGGATCCGTCCCCGCCCGTCCGTCCCGTGGCTGCCCGGCGTCGCCGTGGCCGCGGTCGCGGCGGCAGCGGCGTGGGGCGTGCACTGGCTGGTGCCGGCGGTCCCGCTGCTGACGGCCGCGGTGGTGCTCGGCATCGTGGTCGGACAGGTCCCGGCGGCCCGCCCCGCGCTGAACGGCGTGCTGGGGCCGGGGCTCTCGCTCAGCGCGAAGCGGCTGATGCGCATCGGCGTCGTGCTGCTCGGCCTCAAGCTGAGCCTCGGCGATATCGCCGGCCTCGGCTGGGTGACCATCGCGACCACCGTCGGCATCGTGCTGCTGTCGTTCGCCGGCACCTTCTGGATCGGGAGGCTGTTCCGCCTCCCCGGGCACCAGCCGCTGCTGCTCGCGACCGGCTTCTCGATCTGCGGCGCGTCGGCGATCGGGGCGATGAGCGGTGTCGTCAAGCCGAAGGACGAGGAAGCCGCCACACCGGTCGCGCTCGTGACCCTGTGCGGCACGCTCGCGATCTTCGTGCTCCCGCTGCTCTGGCATCCGCTCGGGCTGAGCGCCGTGCAGTTCGGGCACTGGGTCGGCGCGGGCGTGCACGACGTCGGCCAGGTCGTCGCGACGGCCCAGCTCGCCGGCCCCGCGGCGCTCGCGGTCGCGGTCGTCGTCAAGCTCACGCGGGTGCTGATGCTCGCACCCGTCGTCGCCGTCGCCGCGGTGGTCGAGCGCCGCCGGCACGTGGCAGGCGACCCGACCGTGAAGCGGCCGCCGATCGTCCCGCTCTTCGTCGCCGGGTTCATCGCGGCGGTGCTGGTGCGGTCGTTCGTGCCGCTGCCTCCCGTAGTCCTCGACGCGGCGGACACCCTGCAGACCGTGGTGCTGGCGATGGCGCTGTTCGGGCTGGGGACGGCCGTGCGCCTCCGCTCGCTGCTCGGCACCGGCTGGCGCGCCCTGGCGACCGGGCTGCTCTCGTGGGCGCTGATCGCCGCGCTCGCGCTCGGCGCCGTCT
The sequence above is a segment of the Leifsonia williamsii genome. Coding sequences within it:
- a CDS encoding cell wall-binding repeat-containing protein, producing MRSALLGAATAVVTLAALATAPLPASAANTYGVGGTITYAVPSSAAKTVVRLYPVSGTPAAAGGKYATTASGGHWGITGVAAGRYRVLFSASTGDNAANAAVWLGGTPYEDKARVIDVGRQATNDLAVTQPAAGSISGTLTLPTGQNDRRGVQAWLFNHDTGLYERAQGVTTGAVTSTGNYTVRGLAAGDYIVRFADRNGMNPRFATRYYPGGEYQWDSDQVTVTAGAERTGIDGSTGPWGWYSGRLAGADRFATSAAISSAYWAAGTSGDSRVVFVANGTAFPDALSASAAASVLGGPLLLSRQDSLPDTTWKELQRYKPSVVAVIGGTASIGDAVWKQLGRLGAVTKKEVSLVRLAGADRYETSRKVVDTVFGGAPVNSVFIATGTNFPDALVAGSAAGYRWGPLLLVNGSAGKLDAPTKALIASLSPSRIYIVGGVNSVSNGIQADLATLNRPEVLRLAGADRFGTAQAVNREVFPFADEAFVANALTFPDALSISAVAGSLGAPLLLAPPTCIPYGEVVDATALGVSTYWAVGGTASLSTAVTDLTMCDKGQYGMSSALSAEVGVPETGAVQPADPSTQIDRRTAAETRFGAGDAARPSADRLTTGG
- a CDS encoding YeiH family protein, which codes for MRPRPSVPWLPGVAVAAVAAAAAWGVHWLVPAVPLLTAAVVLGIVVGQVPAARPALNGVLGPGLSLSAKRLMRIGVVLLGLKLSLGDIAGLGWVTIATTVGIVLLSFAGTFWIGRLFRLPGHQPLLLATGFSICGASAIGAMSGVVKPKDEEAATPVALVTLCGTLAIFVLPLLWHPLGLSAVQFGHWVGAGVHDVGQVVATAQLAGPAALAVAVVVKLTRVLMLAPVVAVAAVVERRRHVAGDPTVKRPPIVPLFVAGFIAAVLVRSFVPLPPVVLDAADTLQTVVLAMALFGLGTAVRLRSLLGTGWRALATGLLSWALIAALALGAVWIS